One genomic region from Salvia hispanica cultivar TCC Black 2014 chromosome 2, UniMelb_Shisp_WGS_1.0, whole genome shotgun sequence encodes:
- the LOC125204873 gene encoding cold and drought-regulated protein CORA-like: MSSKVLLLLGLVLAVALLISSDVASARELASVNPSEETDGRGGYNRGGGGYNGGGGGYGGRGGGYGGGGGHGGRGGGYGGRGGGYSGRGGHGGGKGGGGHGGKRGGRGGHGGDEGGN, encoded by the exons ATGAGTTCCAAAGTGCTTCTTCTCCTCGGCCTTGTCTTGGCTGTGGctcttctcatctcttcaGATGTAGCTTCAGCTAGAGAGCTTGCTTCCGTTAATCCTT CGGAGGAAACCGATGGGCGCGGCGGATACAACCGGGGCGGAGGAGGATACAATGGTGGCGGAGGAGGATACGGTGGCCGTGGAGGAGGATACGGAGGTGGAGGAGGTCACGGAGGCCGTGGAGGTGGATACGGAGGCCGTGGAGGCGGATACAGCGGACGTGGAGGCCACGGAGGGGGGAAGGGCGGAGGAGGCCACGGAGGCAAGCGTGGTGGGCGCGGAGGCCACGGAGGAGACGAAGGTGGCAACTAA